The Chryseobacterium indicum genome includes a window with the following:
- a CDS encoding DUF5777 family beta-barrel protein produces MTKTLLFLSMFASVFSFAQEDLLKDIDTIQTKNTNVSQPAFKALQIVTGQSTKLPAKNEWYIVVAHRFGDVSKGFKEFFGLDDASTKLGAIYGVTDKISLSLSRETNLKTFEGGVKYKLVQQNENFPVDIVGYNVLAVNTDLSKDNYPHLQFGDRLSYLTQALISRRFSDKFSLQLSPSYVHKNLYEPTIEDKNQFLAGLGGRYKISKRVSINAEYFVNFDNHSFYKNPLSLGMDIETGGHVFQLLFTNSQLNSDIGYLTNAAGKWEKGQIFFGFNLYRVF; encoded by the coding sequence ATGACAAAAACTCTCTTATTTTTGTCAATGTTCGCATCAGTTTTTTCCTTTGCACAGGAAGATCTGCTGAAAGATATTGATACCATTCAGACAAAAAACACCAATGTTTCCCAACCCGCTTTTAAAGCATTACAAATTGTTACAGGGCAATCTACCAAACTTCCTGCAAAAAACGAGTGGTATATTGTTGTGGCGCACCGTTTTGGCGATGTAAGTAAAGGCTTTAAAGAATTCTTCGGGCTGGATGACGCCTCTACAAAACTGGGTGCAATTTATGGTGTTACAGATAAAATTTCATTAAGTCTTTCCAGAGAAACCAACCTGAAAACTTTCGAAGGCGGAGTAAAGTACAAGCTAGTACAGCAGAATGAAAATTTTCCTGTAGACATTGTAGGATATAACGTTTTGGCGGTAAATACAGATCTCAGCAAAGATAATTATCCGCATCTTCAGTTCGGGGACAGGCTTTCTTATCTTACACAGGCATTAATTTCCAGAAGATTCAGCGATAAATTTTCCCTTCAATTGTCGCCATCGTATGTTCATAAAAATCTATATGAGCCTACCATTGAAGACAAAAACCAGTTTCTTGCAGGTTTGGGAGGACGTTACAAAATCTCTAAAAGAGTTTCTATTAATGCAGAGTATTTTGTGAATTTCGACAATCACAGTTTTTATAAAAATCCACTTTCTTTAGGGATGGATATAGAAACCGGGGGACACGTGTTCCAGCTATTATTCACCAACTCCCAGCTTAATTCGGATATCGGTTATTTAACCAATGCTGCAGGAAAATGGGAAAAAGGGCAGATTTTCTTTGGGTTTAATCTTTATAGAGTATTTTAA
- a CDS encoding c-type cytochrome, translated as MKKFMYIISSAVVLTACESRTYEEISDNTPITGVVTYNKDVKPIIDANCVSCHSPGPEDLRTYSQVKGDIDGIIDRISRANGDPLKMPQGGSLSPAQINIITKWKADGLLEN; from the coding sequence ATGAAAAAGTTTATGTACATCATTTCATCAGCAGTTGTATTAACCGCTTGTGAAAGCAGAACGTATGAGGAAATCTCGGATAATACTCCGATTACCGGAGTTGTAACCTATAATAAAGATGTAAAACCCATTATTGATGCCAATTGTGTAAGCTGCCATTCTCCGGGACCTGAAGATCTTAGAACGTATTCTCAGGTGAAAGGCGATATAGATGGAATTATCGACAGGATAAGCCGCGCGAACGGCGATCCTTTAAAGATGCCTCAAGGCGGAAGCTTATCACCTGCACAGATTAATATCATTACAAAATGGAAAGCCGACGGGCTTCTTGAAAATTAA